One Deltaproteobacteria bacterium DNA segment encodes these proteins:
- a CDS encoding tetratricopeptide repeat protein has product MSQYIEIENTAAQYLEFMIHGFMNGLITLQELEGISDDEMETIYALGYNFFTYGKYDAAKDIFTGLTAYAPYTPHYWRALGAVNQQMKDYVEAIAAYDMAIANDETDVVSYVYRGESNILSGNIEAGLIDLHKVLEIGSEYPQFMPWVQRSQLLLSIHQQSEH; this is encoded by the coding sequence ATGAGCCAATATATCGAAATCGAGAATACTGCCGCCCAATATCTCGAATTTATGATTCATGGGTTTATGAATGGGTTGATCACCCTGCAAGAGCTTGAGGGCATAAGCGATGATGAAATGGAGACTATTTATGCCCTTGGTTATAACTTTTTCACTTACGGCAAATATGATGCCGCCAAAGATATTTTTACCGGTTTGACAGCTTATGCACCTTATACCCCACATTATTGGCGTGCGCTTGGTGCGGTAAACCAACAAATGAAAGACTATGTTGAGGCTATTGCTGCCTATGACATGGCTATCGCCAATGATGAGACTGATGTGGTTAGCTATGTTTATCGCGGTGAATCAAATATTTTATCCGGCAATATTGAAGCAGGTTTGATTGATTTGCATAAAGTCTTAGAAATTGGCTCAGAATATCCGCAATTTATGCCTTGGGTGCAACGCTCACAGTTACTACTGAGTATTCATCAGCAAAGTGAGCATTAG
- a CDS encoding metallophosphoesterase, whose translation MRIVCISDLHLGDPRCGIVKRDPASGEFVLSDKYIKLRDACLAGVQISDTATAANDYLVLLGDIFDFAIQHYETAYNAAKVFFAAIVKDKLAADIIYLAGNHDRDMWHLLQYEICIVKRIRKCLPPQPLRHSVAAIIDERPNSKTKDLWLISAHDELIDVVYEKSRENRDGIFLDRLFFSSPINDDFKPTFNQDRPRFFVANPNFYLVTKNGDCILFTHGDYFQITWAIEGELAIALTQDDLNNASIVKTPTNVVCDPQYGLFAPLDSMMAMNFSINQFMCSGVGQAGPLTYIFQTVQQEIENAKSTKDLKRVRKYYKRLPGVLIDILNFGLIAAIILKILFKFTKNWFLKKIAKIENPKTINNFLAQKDVQKRIGKFFLSSIQQLNHINSLPLYCDNKIPIPNTLVFGHTHAPIPWSNPTLLANHITGSELKCVNSGGWLLHGDKVNAEVFIYNNGQISSQFIE comes from the coding sequence CGGGAGTGCAAATTAGCGATACTGCAACTGCTGCAAATGATTACTTAGTTTTATTGGGGGATATTTTCGACTTTGCCATACAACATTATGAGACTGCCTATAATGCCGCAAAGGTATTTTTCGCTGCTATTGTAAAAGATAAATTGGCAGCAGATATTATTTACCTCGCCGGCAATCATGACCGAGATATGTGGCACTTGTTACAATATGAAATTTGTATTGTAAAACGAATACGCAAGTGTTTACCCCCACAGCCACTCAGACATTCAGTTGCAGCAATAATTGATGAACGACCTAATTCAAAAACTAAAGACCTTTGGTTAATTTCAGCGCATGATGAACTAATCGATGTAGTTTACGAAAAATCTCGTGAAAACCGTGATGGTATATTTCTCGACCGCCTGTTTTTCTCTTCACCGATAAACGATGATTTTAAGCCAACCTTCAATCAAGATCGGCCCAGATTTTTTGTGGCTAATCCTAACTTCTACTTAGTTACAAAAAATGGTGACTGCATTTTGTTTACTCATGGAGATTATTTTCAAATCACCTGGGCTATTGAAGGCGAGTTAGCAATAGCTTTAACTCAAGATGATCTTAATAATGCCAGTATAGTTAAAACCCCAACCAATGTAGTTTGTGATCCCCAATATGGTCTATTTGCGCCTCTTGATTCAATGATGGCAATGAATTTTTCTATCAATCAATTTATGTGCTCGGGAGTTGGTCAAGCTGGCCCGCTAACCTACATCTTTCAAACCGTGCAACAAGAAATAGAAAATGCTAAAAGCACTAAAGACTTAAAACGGGTTCGCAAATATTATAAGCGCCTACCTGGTGTTTTAATTGATATATTAAATTTCGGTTTAATAGCGGCAATTATACTGAAAATTTTGTTTAAATTTACTAAAAATTGGTTCTTAAAAAAAATCGCTAAAATTGAAAACCCTAAAACAATAAATAATTTTCTTGCCCAAAAAGATGTACAAAAGCGGATTGGTAAATTTTTTCTCTCCTCTATACAACAACTTAACCATATCAACAGCTTGCCTTTATATTGTGACAATAAAATACCAATCCCCAATACTCTGGTTTTTGGTCATACGCATGCTCCCATTCCATGGTCCAACCCTACTCTTTTGGCTAATCATATTACGGGCAGCGAACTTAAATGCGTGAACAGTGGTGGATGGTTATTACATGGCGACAAAGTTAATGCCGAAGTATTTATTTACAATAATGGGCAAATATCATCACAATTTATAGAATAA